In the genome of Raphanus sativus cultivar WK10039 chromosome 9, ASM80110v3, whole genome shotgun sequence, the window TTTGCAGCCGCAGCTTTTTGCTCTAGCTTCTTAATCACAGTATGATAAGAAGTAAGAtctacaagaaaaaaacaaaacttgctAAGTTCTTCCATGGCACAACGAAGAAactaaataaagaaagaaagagagagagagagagagagacagaaagGAGGATCTCTCACCTTTGCGGCGAGTTGATATTGCATCATTAATCTTCCATGGATTCTTGCGGTCTTCCAACTTGTATTTCAGTCTGATCTGTTGTAGCGTTATTCCTTCAGGAAACAGAAGATGTACCATCGGTAGATCGATCCCAAACGCTTGAATTCCCTTGTAGAAGAGCTGTGTGTCCTGTTTTGACCAACGAGTTCTGGGAGTCTTTTTCATGTTCGTGTGATAGTTAACCGGTGAGTCCGGTTGAACTTGTACGTAATTTTCATCTTCCTCCATACCAAACACGCCTTCTTCTGCGTCAAAACCTTGTGAATAATAGTGGTTATCCAAAAAAGATGCGTTTGTATTACTGCACCCATTAACACAAAGTCCTGTtagataaagaaaaacaaactaaaataaataaaaaactcttTTGACAATGAATATACTGTAGTACCTACCTTTCTTGGGTCGGCGGCACAACAGGAGCTCTCTTTGCTTCTTTTTTCTGTATGTTAGGAAAAAGCTTAGGATCCAGAGGATACGCCACACAGCTCAAAcgaaactataaaataaataaataaataaataaaagagtaGGGGTTTCTTACCTCCAGCGATTCTCTATATCGAACAAGGCGAATCATATCTCTCATAGGCAGACGTTTGATATCACCATCCGGGGTTTCAAGCAATTCCTTCTCCACTAAACCAccacgcaaaaaaaaaaaaagaacatgaatATAGCTGGTCAGATGCTAGCTGATAATTCCAGTTGAAAAGAATCATTATGTTCAGCTTTAAGTTACATGATCTGTTTTTCTGCCGACCACTCGAATGCTTGAACTTCTTCTCAGGGGACttatttgcttcttcttcttcttcttcattcgtAGTGGCTTTCTTCTTTCGACCTCTCTTCTTTTCTCCCTTTTTGTCAGTACGTGTTTCCGCTTCATTGGACTGCGTTTCTCCTTGTCCCATAACAGTATCGTTATTACTAGGTGAGACAACACGATGCTCTTGTTCCAGTACGTCAGGAGCCtgatcaaatataaaaatcagaaccaaatattaaaaaaaaacatatatatatatatatatatatatatatatatatatatatatccaaactTAACacagtaagagagagagagcaaatatATTCTTACCGATTCTTGTGGaatattatcttcttcttcttcttgatactCTCCATAAAATGCAGCATTGGTGCATTCATTGAGCATACATTCAAACTGATTAGCACCAGTTGCATCATCAACAGAGTAATGAGACCCAGCTACTTCTTCTTCAATCACAGGGTCAAGCAATCTTCTAGGCTTTG includes:
- the LOC108825215 gene encoding uncharacterized protein LOC108825215, translating into MIGGDGDGDSRNKSDSPTTNKEEEARGEVQRTEVDGPRQTNGVESVETLAVVESYSSVLVEGSASPNLNPQFVVKDGVAELEVPVELLENTEPLWKSCVVGYFMNDAQHIDSATKKDNVPPQPSSEPAKSGGGKQKKKNVTGVAYVLHACAKLNSEGQKCDEGTEAAVLAFPDDPTRQDYATFGDFVTSETDEVINAQTQRIQTQEEVECHWNMETLDIVQEEGITSAYEQHSGKFQPKPRRLLDPVIEEEVAGSHYSVDDATGANQFECMLNECTNAAFYGEYQEEEEDNIPQESAPDVLEQEHRVVSPSNNDTVMGQGETQSNEAETRTDKKGEKKRGRKKKATTNEEEEEEANKSPEKKFKHSSGRQKNRSLEKELLETPDGDIKRLPMRDMIRLVRYRESLEKKEAKRAPVVPPTQESNTNASFLDNHYYSQGFDAEEGVFGMEEDENYVQVQPDSPVNYHTNMKKTPRTRWSKQDTQLFYKGIQAFGIDLPMVHLLFPEGITLQQIRLKYKLEDRKNPWKINDAISTRRKDLTSYHTVIKKLEQKAAAAKEGEEAETTTDVPENEEETDERAGDGVAGVNESDGGDQFDENEGDDDVDDFFINSYKSEM